The Arachis duranensis cultivar V14167 unplaced genomic scaffold, aradu.V14167.gnm2.J7QH unplaced_Scaffold_79087, whole genome shotgun sequence sequence CAACAAGGTGGAAACTTCCAGGAAAAAACTTCGAATTGGGAGGGCGATCCTCCCGGTGAACTGACCGTACCCCAAACCGACACAGGTGAACAAGTAGAGTATACTAGGGCGCTCGAGAGAACCATGTCGAAGGAACTCGGCAAAATGACCCCGTAACTTCGGGAGAAGGGGTGCTCTCCTATCTTTTGATTAGGAAAGCGGCACATACCAGGGGGTAGCGACTGTTTATTAAAAACACAGGACTCTGCTAAGTGGTAACACGATGTATAGAGTCTGACACCTGCCCGGTGCTGGAAGGTCGGAAGGAGAAGTGTTATAAGCTTTGAATGGAAGCCCCGGTAAACGGCGGCAGTAACTCTAACTGTCCTAAGGTAGCGAAATTCCTTGTCGCATAAGTAGCGACCTGCACGAATGGTGTAACGACTGCCCCGCTGTCTCCGACATGGACCCGGTGAAATTGAATTCTCCGTGAAGATGCGGAGTACCAACGGCTAGACGGTAAGACCCCGTGCACCTTAACTATAGCTTCGCAGTGACAACCTTGATCGAATGTGTAGGATAGGTGGGAGGTGACAGAACGACCAATCCTGAAAGACCACTCTTTCGTCTAAGGATGCCTAACCGCCGCACCGAAAATTCGGGGGGGGCGGGACACTGCGGGGTGGGTAGTTTATCTGGGGCGGATGCCTCCTAAAGAGTAACGGAGGTGTGCGAAGGTAGGCTCAAGCTAAGATTCTGCTCGTGAGCGTAATGGTATAAGCCTGCCTGACTGTGAGACCGACTGGTCGAACAGAGACGAAAGTCGGCCATAGTGATCCGGGAGTCCCGTGTGGAAGGGCTCTCGCTCAACGGATCAAAGGTACGCCGGGGATAACAGGCTGATGACTCCCAAGAGCTCTTATCGACGGAGTCGTTTGGCACCTCGATGTCGACTCATCACATCCTGGGGTTGAAGAAGGTCCCAAGGGTTCGGTTGTTCGCCGATTCAAGTGGTACGTGAGTTGGGTTTAGAACGTCGTGAGACAGTTCGGTTCCTATCTACCGTTGGTGTTAAAGGGAGAACTGCGAGGAGCCAACCCTAGTACGAGAGGACTGGGTTGGGCCAACCTATGGTGTACCGGTTGTTATGCCAATAGCAGCGCCGGGCTGCTAAGTTGGTATGGAAGAACTGCTGCGCCGCGGGAAATCCTTCTCTATACAAGTTCTCGGACGAGGTTTTTGAACAGAACTTCGATAGGCGAGAGGTGTAAGCACCGCGAGGTGTGAAGCGATCTCGTACTAAACGAAACAACTTTCTCTTATGTTATAGGGTCGCGAAGAATTTAGCTGCCAACCCTAGTCAGCAAGCTGAAATGAAAAAGTCCTTTCAATAAGGTAAGCTTCATAGCTCCAACCTAGGTTAGGTTAGGGGGTCGTTAGACCGCCGCGCCGCTTACTTACTAAGCGCTGGTTCTATCCCGGCCAAGCAAGCAAGGGGACCTAGGTGGGAAtagtgaaagaaaagaaagagaggggGAAGAAGCGGGGTAGAGTAGTTGGTTAACTCGTCAGGCTCATGACCTGAAGATTGCAGGTTCGAATCCTGCCCCCGCCATGTCTTGATTTAAAAAAGTCAACACTTGAACCCTAGTTTCCATCAAGCAGAAGCAAGACGGACCATCTTGAGGGAAGAGGGCTGTATCCCTGATGGCTATGAATGGCGCGAAGTACTCTTGTGTACCGCAGATTCAGATCCAAATGCACTCGGCTCGCGCGCAACCCCGCCCCGTCAAAGCTTGATTTCCGGTGAAACTCCTGGCGTCAAGATCTGGCACGTTTCTcccatgcttttctttgttgGTAAACCCAACCAGCGATTGACAACAAAGAAGTCTTTCCTCTTGTTGGGGGGAGCAGAATTCTCAcgataggaaaaagaaaaatgaggaaCCAACGATTCTCTCTTCTTAAACAACCGATATCCTCCACACTTAATCAACATTTGATAGATTATCCAACCCCGAGCAATCTTAGTTATTGGTGGGGCTTCGGTTCGTTAGCTGGTATTTGTTTAGTCATTCAGATAGTGACTGGCGTTTTTTTAGCTATGCATTACACACCTCATGTGGATCTAGCTTTCAACAGCGTAGAACACGTTATGAGAGATGTTGAAGGGGGCTGGTTGCTCCGTTATATGCATGCTAATGGGGCAAGTATGTTTCTCATTGTGGTTCACCTTCATATTTTTCGTGGTCTATATCATGCGAGTTATAGCAGTCCTAGGGAATTTGTTCGGTGTCTCGGAGTTGTAATCTTCCTATTAATGATTGTGACAGCTTTTACAGGATACGTACCACCTTGGGGTCAGATGAGCTTTTGGGGAGCTACAGTAATTACAAGCTTAGCTAGCGCCATACCGGTAGTAGGAGATACCATAGTTACTTGGCTTTGGGGTGGTTTCTCCGTGGACAATGCCACCTTAAATCGTTTTTTTAGTCTTCATCATTTACTCCCCTTTATTTTAGTGGGCGCCAGTCTTCTTCATCTGGCCGCATTGCATCAATATGGATCAAATAATCCATTGGGTGTACATTCAGAGATGGATCAAATTTCTTTTTACccttatttttatgtaaaggaTCTAGTAGGTTGGGTAGCTTTTGCTATCTTTTTTTCCATTTGGATTTTTTATGCTCCTAATGTTTTGGGGCATCCCGACAATTATATACCTGCTAATCCGATGCCCACCCCGCCTCATATTGTGCCGGAATGGTATTTCCTACCGATCCATGCCATTCTTCGTAGTATACCTGACAAATCGGGAGGTGTAGCCGCAATAGCACCAGTTTTTATATGTCTGTTGGCTTTacctttttttaaaagtatgtATGTGCGTAGTTCAAGTTTTCGCCCGATTCACCAAGGAATATTTTGGTTGCTTTTGGCGGATCGCTTACTACTAGGTTGGATCGGATGTCAACCAGTGGAGGCACCTTTTGTTACTATTGGACAAATTCCTCCtttagttttcttcttgttctttgcCATAACGCCCATTCCGGGACGAGTTGGAAGAGGAATTCCTAATTCTTACACGGATGAGCCCTAGCCCTGTAAGCCCACACCTGATCAGTGAAAAATTATGACACCAATCATTTACGTATTACACCAAGAATGAATTGACAAGCGCATACCTTTTTTTGTTGGCTATTTTTATATAGCTTAGATAGGgcaaagatttttgaaataaaggcGAAGAAGAATCATCGTGCTAATAGACTTACCGCTCATACAGCTCCCAGCCAACAAGCAGTTAGCCTTCTTTTCCAAGGAATTCCAATGTGGATGACTGGACATCAGCAATAACTGGAGCCGAGCTTTCACAAAAACATACGAACCCACCCTAT is a genomic window containing:
- the LOC127744667 gene encoding cytochrome b, whose protein sequence is MRNQRFSLLKQPISSTLNQHLIDYPTPSNLSYWWGFGSLAGICLVIQIVTGVFLAMHYTPHVDLAFNSVEHVMRDVEGGWLLRYMHANGASMFLIVVHLHIFRGLYHASYSSPREFVRCLGVVIFLLMIVTAFTGYVPPWGQMSFWGATVITSLASAIPVVGDTIVTWLWGGFSVDNATLNRFFSLHHLLPFILVGASLLHLAALHQYGSNNPLGVHSEMDQISFYPYFYVKDLVGWVAFAIFFSIWIFYAPNVLGHPDNYIPANPMPTPPHIVPEWYFLPIHAILRSIPDKSGGVAAIAPVFICLLALPFFKSMYVRSSSFRPIHQGIFWLLLADRLLLGWIGCQPVEAPFVTIGQIPPLVFFLFFAITPIPGRVGRGIPNSYTDEP